The following proteins are co-located in the Spirosoma montaniterrae genome:
- a CDS encoding DUF1800 domain-containing protein produces MSAWNADNARHLLARCLFGYTRADLAKALSYNSADAFVSAELLASLPQPAPPNPWVTETPVANDSNTGIRYAELTTWWLNRMLTEGTSMREKMVLFWHNHFVSDRAKVNYPQHMFKQNALFRQHAFGDFRQFVKDVTIDPAMLIYLDGRQNNKNAPNENYARELLELFTLGIGNYTETDIKQAAMALTGWRVNGLDVAFNKANFADVSKTFLGKTGNFSYTDIVDIIFTKDAAAEFVCRKLYKEFIFYKPNEAFVKQMADVFRKANYNIGAALRFMLTADEFYKPEYRGAKIKNPVELTVGSLKYLDIRRPDLAYIADVSRTLQQYIFYPPNVAGWPGQRDWISSNTYPARGGFSDSLVNGRRANGQNLSFKVVPLDYARSYKSSEDAQQFVSDVMQQMLTISPAASQQKLLLDTLLDGTIAANWSTNTPMADVRIQKFLKALMRLPEYQLT; encoded by the coding sequence ATGTCTGCCTGGAACGCCGACAATGCCCGCCATTTATTGGCGCGTTGTTTGTTTGGCTACACCCGCGCTGATTTGGCTAAAGCTTTGTCGTATAACTCAGCCGATGCCTTCGTCAGTGCCGAACTGTTAGCCAGTTTGCCCCAGCCTGCGCCCCCCAATCCCTGGGTGACGGAGACGCCCGTCGCCAATGATTCCAATACGGGCATTCGCTACGCCGAGCTAACCACCTGGTGGTTGAATCGGATGCTGACCGAAGGCACGTCGATGCGCGAAAAAATGGTGCTGTTCTGGCATAATCATTTCGTATCAGATCGGGCTAAAGTCAACTACCCGCAGCACATGTTCAAGCAGAACGCCCTCTTCCGCCAGCACGCGTTTGGCGATTTTCGGCAGTTCGTGAAAGACGTGACCATCGACCCGGCTATGCTCATTTACCTCGACGGGCGGCAGAATAACAAAAACGCACCCAATGAGAACTATGCCCGCGAATTGCTCGAACTCTTTACCCTCGGCATAGGCAATTACACCGAAACCGACATCAAACAAGCTGCAATGGCTCTGACCGGCTGGCGCGTGAATGGGCTGGACGTTGCGTTCAACAAAGCCAACTTCGCCGACGTCAGCAAGACGTTTCTGGGCAAAACCGGCAATTTTAGTTATACCGATATTGTCGATATCATTTTCACGAAAGACGCTGCTGCTGAGTTTGTTTGCCGAAAACTTTACAAAGAATTTATCTTCTACAAACCCAACGAAGCGTTTGTGAAACAGATGGCCGACGTGTTCCGCAAGGCCAATTACAACATCGGGGCCGCGTTGCGATTTATGCTCACCGCCGACGAGTTTTACAAACCCGAATACCGGGGCGCGAAAATTAAAAACCCCGTCGAGCTAACGGTTGGTTCGCTCAAATACCTCGACATCAGAAGGCCCGATCTTGCCTACATCGCCGATGTGTCGCGCACGTTGCAGCAGTATATTTTTTACCCGCCGAACGTAGCGGGCTGGCCCGGTCAGCGCGACTGGATCAGCTCGAACACGTACCCGGCGCGGGGCGGCTTTTCGGATTCGCTGGTAAATGGTCGCCGTGCGAATGGGCAGAATCTGTCGTTCAAAGTTGTGCCGCTCGACTATGCCCGGAGCTACAAAAGTTCGGAAGATGCGCAACAATTCGTGAGCGACGTAATGCAGCAGATGCTGACGATATCGCCCGCTGCCAGTCAGCAAAAACTTCTGCTCGATACGCTCCTCGACGGAACCATTGCCGCCAACTGGTCCACCAATACGCCAATGGCCGACGTTCGGATTCAGAAATTTCTGAAAGCTCTCATGCGCCTGCCTGAATACCAACTCACCTAA
- a CDS encoding cellulase family glycosylhydrolase, with product MKKLSFLVFFLITTLSFGQNARWSAQKANAWYAKEPFLVGSNYAPANAINELEMFQAETFDPQTIDKELALAKSIGMNTMRVFLHDLLWQQDAEGFKKRLDQFLGICAKHNIRPMLVLFDSCWDPNPKLGKQRDPMPGIHNSGWLQSPGADALSDVSQYPRLEAYVKGVVGAFKNDKRILAWDMWNEPDNTNDNSYGQNHTIKTEMPKDRKIAIVTRLLPDVFRWSREAGPTQPLTSGVWIFWDGHDWSNPAKWTPMEKVQFEQSDIITFHQYSTADALEKIIPVLQKMGRPVICTEFMARGADSKFQTHLPIAKKAKVGMMNWGFVAGKTQTYLPWDSWQKPYVNGREPSVWFHEVYKPDLTPIDPAETAAIKQATGVK from the coding sequence ATGAAAAAACTGTCATTCTTAGTCTTTTTTCTGATTACTACCCTGTCGTTTGGACAGAACGCCCGCTGGTCGGCGCAAAAAGCCAACGCCTGGTATGCCAAAGAGCCGTTTTTGGTTGGCTCAAACTATGCCCCGGCCAACGCCATCAACGAACTGGAAATGTTTCAGGCCGAAACCTTCGATCCGCAAACGATTGATAAAGAACTGGCTTTGGCAAAAAGCATCGGCATGAATACCATGCGCGTGTTTCTGCATGATCTGCTTTGGCAACAGGATGCCGAAGGGTTTAAGAAGCGGTTAGATCAGTTTCTGGGTATTTGCGCCAAACACAATATCCGGCCTATGCTGGTGCTGTTCGATTCGTGCTGGGACCCTAATCCCAAACTGGGCAAACAGCGCGACCCAATGCCGGGCATTCACAACTCTGGCTGGCTGCAAAGCCCCGGTGCCGACGCCCTCAGCGACGTGTCGCAGTATCCGCGTCTGGAAGCGTATGTAAAAGGCGTGGTTGGCGCGTTTAAAAACGATAAACGCATTCTGGCGTGGGACATGTGGAACGAACCCGATAATACCAACGACAACAGTTATGGGCAGAACCACACCATCAAAACAGAAATGCCCAAAGACAGAAAAATAGCCATCGTAACGCGCCTGTTGCCCGACGTGTTTCGCTGGAGCCGCGAAGCCGGACCTACGCAACCGCTCACGTCGGGCGTCTGGATTTTTTGGGACGGCCACGACTGGAGCAATCCGGCCAAGTGGACGCCAATGGAAAAAGTGCAGTTCGAGCAGTCGGACATTATCACGTTCCACCAGTATTCCACTGCCGACGCGCTGGAAAAAATAATTCCGGTATTACAGAAGATGGGCCGCCCGGTAATTTGCACTGAATTTATGGCCCGTGGTGCCGACAGCAAATTCCAAACGCACCTGCCCATTGCCAAAAAAGCAAAAGTGGGTATGATGAACTGGGGTTTTGTAGCCGGAAAAACGCAAACCTACCTGCCGTGGGATAGCTGGCAGAAACCTTACGTGAACGGTCGGGAACCATCGGTATGGTTCCATGAAGTTTACAAACCCGACCTCACACCCATCGACCCCGCCGAAACAGCCGCCATCAAACAGGCTACAGGAGTAAAGTAA
- a CDS encoding RNA polymerase sigma factor: protein MKRQSSLVSESVLIEKLNRRDQQAFQWLYDQYSPALYGVVLRIVRDEDQAQDLLQDIFVKIWKNLDSYDAAKGRLFTWMLNVARNTAIDSLRARKSQPFGAIRTDEENVHIVDRQHNTEQPNPEHIGIQEIVSQLRPERKQLIDLVYFAGYTHEEAAEELNLPLGTVKTRIRAALQELKQLFKS from the coding sequence GTGAAACGCCAGTCTTCTTTAGTCTCGGAAAGCGTTTTGATCGAAAAGCTGAACAGGCGCGATCAACAGGCTTTCCAGTGGCTTTATGACCAATACTCGCCCGCCCTGTATGGGGTGGTACTGCGTATTGTTCGGGATGAGGACCAGGCTCAGGATTTATTGCAGGACATCTTCGTTAAAATCTGGAAGAATCTCGACAGCTACGATGCTGCCAAAGGGCGTCTGTTTACCTGGATGCTCAATGTAGCCAGAAATACGGCTATTGATTCCTTACGGGCACGCAAAAGCCAGCCGTTCGGCGCAATCCGTACCGACGAAGAGAACGTACATATAGTTGACCGCCAGCATAATACTGAGCAACCCAATCCTGAACACATTGGCATTCAAGAGATTGTTAGCCAGTTGCGGCCCGAGCGAAAACAGTTGATCGATTTGGTTTATTTTGCAGGCTATACCCACGAGGAAGCTGCCGAAGAACTGAATCTACCACTGGGTACGGTGAAGACCCGCATTCGAGCCGCTTTGCAGGAGTTAAAGCAACTATTTAAATCATGA
- a CDS encoding anti-sigma factor — MNVTEYIASGILESYVMGAVSDQERREVECLSSIYPEIKQELDQLSDALENYALLYSVEPPTSVKDKLLKELDFSQPEEEKTIVRPMPVNRSEGGRTYAVTWVVAASAALLLLLFSFFLLSQLRTNQETLASLRAANGSLQSEVRQLRDHQTQNEQTLAMLRQPGTRTLELLGNEKAPKGNVLVYWNARNRQIAIEVRSLPALPPDQQYQLWSLVDGKPIDAGVFDGNNVTTAIQRMNRPISQADSFAITVEKRGGNPTPTLSTLLAITPVDA; from the coding sequence ATGAACGTAACGGAGTATATAGCGTCGGGCATTCTGGAATCATACGTTATGGGCGCGGTGAGCGATCAGGAACGGCGTGAGGTCGAATGCCTGTCGTCTATTTATCCTGAAATTAAACAAGAACTTGACCAGCTTTCCGATGCCCTTGAAAACTACGCGCTGCTGTATAGCGTAGAACCACCTACATCGGTCAAAGACAAGCTGCTGAAGGAGTTGGATTTCAGCCAGCCGGAAGAGGAAAAGACAATTGTTCGCCCTATGCCGGTCAATCGGTCGGAGGGCGGGCGTACCTACGCCGTAACGTGGGTTGTGGCCGCATCGGCGGCTCTGCTGCTGTTGTTATTTTCGTTTTTTCTCCTGTCGCAACTACGCACCAATCAGGAAACGCTGGCATCGCTGCGGGCGGCCAATGGTTCGCTTCAGTCGGAAGTCCGGCAGTTGCGCGACCATCAGACGCAGAACGAACAAACGCTGGCAATGCTGCGGCAACCCGGCACCCGCACGTTGGAACTGCTTGGCAACGAGAAGGCCCCCAAAGGCAACGTGCTGGTATACTGGAATGCCCGTAATCGGCAAATAGCGATTGAAGTACGGTCATTGCCCGCCCTGCCCCCCGATCAGCAATACCAGCTCTGGTCGCTGGTCGATGGTAAGCCTATCGATGCGGGGGTGTTCGATGGCAACAACGTAACGACCGCCATTCAACGCATGAACCGACCCATTAGCCAGGCCGATTCGTTTGCCATTACGGTCGAAAAGCGGGGGGGCAACCCTACGCCTACCCTCTCTACGCTGCTCGCGATTACGCCGGTCGATGCCTGA
- a CDS encoding penicillin-binding protein 1A encodes MGEERVNSWTTSGRDTYNSYRYEFRAFVHRYIDPDAWYYPYLKNTVKVAGYGALALGFYVFMLNYNFLWLTGSMPSVAELKNPKLNQASEIYSQDGVMIGKFYAENRTPIKLENIPKPLIDALIATEDVRFYDHSGIDPRAILRALASLGRDGGGSTITQQLAKNLFKTRRKQDRGVLTRIPGVRAIVYKSKEWLMALKLESNFSKDEIITYYFNTVDFGSNSFGLKTAARTFFNKVPDSLNVQEGAVLVGLQKATTAYNPLKNPKRSKERRNVVLAQMAKYKFLTKSQSDSISALPLVTEFTPENPYSGPASYLKNAVQDYVKKWGEENGYDLYTDGLRIITTIDSRMQTYAEDATSEKMKQLQRTFDNHWRGRKPWTDEDGNELPGFIDSVARRTERYKTLSKRFLPLYPDSIMYYMKNKKYKMRVFSWDKKRGYDSTEMTPYDSIAYYKRFLQSGMVAMDPHTGYIRAWVGGLNYDYFKYDHVKQGKRQPGSTFKPFVYTAAIDDTLINLGPCDRIQDRPFRKEYRENGEDKIWEPRNSTGYYSYSRLTLRRAMARSVNSITAQLTDDVGPERVAEYAHRMGIKSRLEAVPSIGLGSSDVSLYELVGAYCTFMNDGEAIEPMIVQRIEDRDGNVIETFATKKKRAISPETAFLMRFMLQGGLQEPGGTSQNLWSFNLFKNGNEMGGKTGTTSNNSDGWFVGVSDKLVVGAWVGGDDRSIHFRSTDLGEGAKTALPLVGRFLEKVYADSKFKNLQGPFPKPSVEITKEYQNCGYSYDEEAASESDSTGVDEVVGDSTFVPTAPAPDVVPPPADTTVNQ; translated from the coding sequence GTGGGAGAAGAACGAGTAAACTCGTGGACAACCTCCGGGCGTGACACATATAATTCGTACCGTTACGAGTTCAGGGCGTTTGTGCATCGGTACATCGACCCCGATGCCTGGTATTACCCGTACCTGAAAAATACTGTCAAAGTAGCTGGCTACGGTGCGCTGGCGTTGGGTTTCTACGTGTTCATGCTCAACTATAATTTCCTGTGGCTGACCGGATCGATGCCGAGCGTGGCTGAGCTGAAGAACCCAAAACTGAATCAGGCATCGGAAATTTACTCGCAGGATGGGGTGATGATCGGTAAGTTTTACGCCGAAAACCGAACGCCCATCAAGCTTGAAAATATCCCGAAACCGCTCATCGACGCGCTGATTGCAACCGAAGACGTGCGCTTCTACGACCACAGCGGTATCGACCCGCGTGCCATTCTACGAGCCTTAGCCAGCTTGGGGCGCGACGGGGGCGGTTCGACCATTACCCAGCAGTTAGCAAAAAACCTGTTCAAAACCCGCCGAAAGCAGGATCGGGGCGTACTGACGCGCATTCCGGGCGTTCGGGCCATTGTGTATAAGTCGAAAGAATGGCTGATGGCCCTGAAATTAGAAAGCAATTTCAGCAAGGATGAGATCATTACGTATTATTTCAACACGGTTGATTTTGGCAGCAACTCGTTTGGGCTGAAAACAGCCGCACGTACCTTTTTCAATAAAGTGCCCGACAGCCTGAATGTGCAGGAAGGGGCCGTGCTGGTGGGTTTGCAGAAAGCCACTACAGCCTACAACCCGCTCAAAAACCCGAAACGGTCGAAAGAACGCCGGAATGTGGTGCTGGCTCAGATGGCGAAATACAAATTCCTGACCAAAAGCCAGTCTGATTCAATTAGTGCGCTGCCGTTAGTGACGGAGTTCACACCCGAAAATCCGTATTCAGGCCCGGCCAGTTATCTGAAAAACGCGGTGCAGGATTACGTCAAAAAATGGGGCGAAGAAAACGGCTATGACCTTTATACCGACGGGCTGCGGATTATTACAACTATCGACTCGCGGATGCAAACGTATGCAGAAGATGCAACGAGCGAGAAAATGAAGCAGTTGCAGCGCACCTTCGACAACCACTGGCGGGGCCGCAAACCCTGGACCGACGAAGACGGCAACGAACTGCCCGGCTTTATCGACTCGGTGGCCCGGCGCACCGAACGCTACAAAACCCTGAGCAAACGATTCTTGCCGCTCTACCCCGACTCCATCATGTACTACATGAAAAACAAGAAGTACAAGATGCGGGTGTTTAGCTGGGATAAAAAACGTGGCTACGATTCGACCGAGATGACCCCCTACGACTCGATTGCTTACTACAAACGGTTTTTGCAATCGGGTATGGTGGCGATGGACCCGCACACGGGCTACATTCGGGCATGGGTGGGTGGTTTAAACTATGACTACTTCAAATACGATCACGTAAAGCAGGGTAAACGCCAGCCGGGTTCAACCTTCAAACCGTTTGTATATACAGCCGCTATAGACGATACGCTGATTAATTTAGGCCCCTGCGACCGCATTCAGGACCGGCCTTTCCGAAAGGAATACCGCGAAAACGGTGAAGACAAAATTTGGGAACCCCGAAACTCAACGGGTTACTATTCGTATTCGCGCCTGACGCTGCGCCGGGCTATGGCACGTTCGGTTAACTCCATAACGGCCCAGCTTACCGACGATGTAGGGCCGGAGCGCGTGGCCGAATATGCCCACCGCATGGGCATCAAGAGCCGATTGGAAGCCGTACCGTCTATCGGCTTAGGCTCGTCCGATGTCTCGCTGTATGAGTTGGTAGGAGCTTATTGCACGTTCATGAACGATGGAGAAGCCATTGAGCCAATGATCGTGCAGCGAATAGAAGACCGTGACGGGAATGTAATCGAAACCTTTGCCACGAAGAAAAAACGCGCTATCAGCCCCGAAACGGCATTTCTGATGCGCTTTATGTTGCAGGGCGGTTTGCAGGAACCGGGCGGCACTTCGCAAAATCTGTGGTCGTTCAACCTGTTTAAGAATGGTAACGAGATGGGCGGCAAAACCGGCACCACTTCCAACAACTCCGACGGGTGGTTTGTGGGTGTATCCGACAAATTGGTAGTAGGCGCGTGGGTGGGTGGCGACGACCGAAGTATTCACTTCCGCTCGACCGACCTCGGCGAAGGGGCCAAAACGGCGTTGCCATTAGTAGGGCGTTTCTTAGAAAAGGTTTATGCCGACTCTAAATTCAAAAATCTGCAAGGTCCGTTTCCCAAACCTTCGGTCGAAATCACGAAAGAATACCAGAATTGCGGCTATTCGTATGATGAAGAAGCGGCAAGTGAATCAGATTCAACTGGCGTTGACGAAGTTGTCGGCGATTCAACCTTTGTGCCTACCGCCCCCGCACCCGATGTAGTGCCTCCCCCCGCCGATACGACCGTGAATCAGTGA
- a CDS encoding type II toxin-antitoxin system VapC family toxin, translated as MAKKKIVLCDSNVLFDYFRGVPVMVQELDELGFDRLYLSVISEAEMYVGMKRSEKRKTVETINKFNVIGLDAEISRRLLNLTWEHYAKRPGIADMIIAATALTYPVELFTFNKKDFDFVEGITFYRPKYKHQYGPQSA; from the coding sequence ATGGCCAAAAAGAAAATAGTCCTGTGCGATTCTAATGTATTGTTTGACTATTTCCGAGGAGTGCCGGTGATGGTTCAGGAATTGGATGAGCTTGGTTTTGATCGTCTGTATTTAAGTGTGATTTCGGAAGCGGAAATGTATGTGGGCATGAAACGCAGCGAAAAGCGTAAGACGGTCGAAACCATCAACAAGTTCAACGTGATTGGTTTGGATGCCGAAATCTCGCGCCGATTACTCAATCTGACTTGGGAGCATTATGCGAAACGGCCAGGCATAGCCGATATGATTATTGCGGCAACCGCCCTAACGTATCCGGTTGAACTATTCACCTTCAACAAAAAAGATTTCGATTTTGTGGAGGGCATCACTTTTTATCGGCCTAAGTACAAGCATCAATACGGCCCTCAATCTGCGTAA
- a CDS encoding aldehyde dehydrogenase family protein, which translates to MQSILPLPAQPVKPGTSTGQQFWHSATADRTEKTIDSYSPADGQLIARVHLSTRADYDRVVEIAQAAFAGWRLVPAPRRGEIVRQMGDQFRRYKRELGTLVSYEMGKSLQEGLGEVQEIIDICDFAVGLSRQLYGLSMHSERPAHRMLEQWHPLGVVGIISAFNFPVAVWSWNAMLAWVCGDVCIWKPSEKTPLTALACQQIIGDVLRNNDVPEGVSCLVTGGRDVGEWLARDPRIALLSATGSTRMGKAVAEAVAGRLGRSLLELGGNNAIIVSEHADLDLAIPAIVFGAVGTAGQRCTTTRRLIVQDSIYNDVKKRLKHAYAQLRIGNPLDESFHVGPLIDTQAVAGYQAAVKAVYDQGGRFVVEPGVLSGLGFESGCYVKPCIAEAENHWPIVQHETFAPILYLLRYTTLDDAIAQQNGVPQGLSSSIFTLNMREAERFLSAAGSDCGIANVNIGTSGAEIGGAFGGEKETGGGRESGSDAWKAYMRRQTNTINYGTTLPLAQGITFEL; encoded by the coding sequence ATGCAGTCTATTCTTCCGCTGCCCGCCCAACCCGTCAAGCCCGGCACCAGCACCGGGCAGCAGTTCTGGCACTCCGCAACGGCGGACCGAACCGAGAAAACAATTGACTCGTACTCACCCGCCGACGGTCAGCTAATTGCCCGCGTTCATCTGTCTACCCGCGCCGATTACGACCGGGTTGTTGAAATAGCACAGGCGGCTTTTGCCGGGTGGCGATTGGTTCCGGCACCGCGCCGGGGCGAAATTGTCCGGCAAATGGGCGATCAGTTTCGACGCTATAAACGCGAACTTGGTACGCTCGTTAGCTACGAAATGGGGAAATCGCTTCAGGAAGGACTTGGCGAGGTGCAGGAAATTATCGACATCTGCGACTTTGCCGTGGGTTTGTCGCGGCAGCTTTACGGCCTGTCGATGCACTCCGAACGCCCGGCACACCGAATGCTCGAGCAGTGGCATCCGCTGGGCGTTGTCGGCATTATTTCGGCGTTCAATTTCCCGGTAGCGGTGTGGTCATGGAATGCGATGCTGGCATGGGTATGTGGCGACGTCTGCATCTGGAAACCGTCGGAGAAAACACCGCTCACGGCTTTGGCCTGCCAGCAGATTATTGGCGACGTGCTGCGTAACAACGATGTGCCGGAGGGCGTCTCGTGTCTGGTAACGGGCGGACGCGACGTGGGCGAGTGGCTGGCCCGCGACCCGCGCATTGCGCTTCTATCGGCAACGGGCAGCACCCGCATGGGCAAGGCCGTAGCCGAAGCCGTGGCCGGGCGGCTGGGCCGGAGCCTGCTCGAACTGGGCGGCAACAACGCCATCATCGTATCGGAACACGCCGACCTCGATCTGGCGATTCCGGCCATTGTATTTGGCGCGGTCGGTACGGCGGGGCAACGCTGCACCACCACTCGCCGACTCATTGTGCAGGACAGCATTTACAACGATGTGAAAAAACGGCTTAAACATGCTTACGCTCAACTTCGCATCGGCAACCCGTTAGACGAATCGTTTCATGTTGGCCCGCTAATTGATACACAGGCCGTTGCGGGTTATCAGGCAGCCGTAAAGGCGGTTTATGATCAGGGCGGGCGGTTTGTGGTGGAGCCGGGTGTGTTGAGCGGGCTGGGTTTCGAGTCGGGCTGTTACGTGAAGCCATGCATTGCCGAAGCCGAAAATCACTGGCCCATTGTGCAGCACGAAACCTTTGCACCGATTCTGTATTTGCTCCGCTACACCACCCTCGACGACGCCATTGCCCAGCAGAACGGTGTACCGCAGGGCCTATCGTCGTCTATTTTCACGCTAAACATGCGCGAAGCCGAGCGATTCCTGTCGGCGGCAGGGTCTGATTGCGGCATTGCAAACGTAAACATTGGCACGTCTGGGGCCGAAATTGGCGGAGCGTTCGGGGGCGAAAAAGAAACCGGCGGTGGTCGTGAATCCGGCTCCGATGCCTGGAAAGCTTACATGCGCCGGCAAACCAACACCATCAACTACGGCACTACCCTACCGTTGGCGCAAGGCATTACGTTTGAGTTGTAA
- a CDS encoding S1 family peptidase: MFNQSDRLHDYVFPIAIASKDRSTDSYSYRELIGTGFLIGNNGYALTAAHVIDQLQDGIKSEFDVMIGLFQSDSNWYVFELIGFEKHPTEDVGIVKLQGEGWKSFLTVTDMPQNSSCEYHCWGFPRSIAEEMKMLDEDALERPELVFTQGYVRRRISRELYPTIIFRGTQFYEVSETIGGGASGGPLVLKSSVGQDKWKVFGIYVGEKEGGNVGYAVRAESFTHWTPNILQHSIINEANNV; encoded by the coding sequence ATGTTCAATCAAAGTGATAGACTCCACGACTACGTATTTCCAATCGCAATTGCTTCAAAAGATCGGTCAACTGATTCATATAGCTATAGAGAGCTGATTGGGACAGGTTTTCTCATCGGCAACAATGGTTATGCTCTTACAGCAGCCCATGTTATTGATCAGTTACAGGATGGTATAAAATCTGAATTCGATGTAATGATTGGTCTGTTCCAGAGTGACTCAAATTGGTATGTCTTTGAACTCATCGGATTTGAAAAACACCCTACAGAAGATGTTGGAATTGTCAAATTACAGGGAGAAGGCTGGAAGTCTTTTTTGACAGTTACTGACATGCCACAAAATTCGAGTTGTGAGTACCATTGTTGGGGATTCCCACGCTCAATTGCTGAAGAAATGAAAATGCTAGACGAAGATGCTTTAGAAAGACCTGAATTAGTTTTTACACAAGGCTATGTCAGAAGAAGAATTTCTAGAGAACTCTATCCCACCATAATTTTTAGGGGGACACAATTTTATGAAGTAAGCGAAACGATTGGTGGTGGAGCTTCTGGCGGTCCTTTGGTCTTGAAGTCATCAGTGGGGCAAGATAAATGGAAAGTGTTTGGAATATATGTCGGGGAGAAAGAAGGAGGTAATGTTGGATACGCTGTTAGGGCAGAATCTTTTACACACTGGACACCCAACATTTTACAACATTCAATCATCAATGAGGCTAATAATGTTTAA
- the msrB gene encoding peptide-methionine (R)-S-oxide reductase MsrB yields MKASILAVAVLLALSAFLTPSRPLLHDDTPPGGRRVVKTNAEWKKILTPDQYAVLREHGTERAFTSPLNDIHDNGVFYCAGCHNPLFSSDHKFNSGTGWPSFYKPIAKNAVKEAVDKSYGMVRTEVLCNVCGGHLGHVFEDGPKPTGLRYCMNGVAMTFEKK; encoded by the coding sequence ATGAAAGCAAGCATTTTAGCCGTAGCGGTACTATTGGCGCTGTCGGCGTTTCTGACGCCCAGCCGACCCCTTCTGCATGACGATACGCCACCGGGCGGTCGGCGGGTGGTAAAAACCAATGCCGAATGGAAGAAAATTTTGACACCCGACCAGTATGCCGTACTGCGCGAACATGGCACCGAACGGGCGTTTACCAGTCCGCTCAACGACATTCACGACAACGGCGTTTTCTATTGTGCGGGCTGTCATAACCCACTCTTCTCGTCGGACCACAAATTCAATTCGGGCACGGGCTGGCCGAGTTTTTACAAACCCATCGCCAAAAACGCTGTAAAAGAAGCGGTTGACAAAAGTTACGGCATGGTGCGGACAGAAGTTCTATGTAATGTGTGCGGAGGTCATTTAGGGCATGTTTTTGAGGATGGCCCCAAACCAACCGGCCTACGCTATTGCATGAACGGCGTTGCCATGACGTTTGAGAAGAAATAG